One region of Flavobacterium sp. GSB-24 genomic DNA includes:
- a CDS encoding RagB/SusD family nutrient uptake outer membrane protein: MKNSNYTKLFAALLLFGTFASCNEDEFLKEDPIALYTAENVFSNSAGIEGVIANFYVKERYIYYIGTSDVSYSLLYATDSYFSSRGTGTNEKMGSLVTALVPSNYAPTFFYQENFKIIALANLLIDNVNKSSLTPEQKIPVIAEAKFFRGKAYRDMVYLYGGVPLVTEFSQTPVLDRVRATREEILNQMALDFKDAADGMLPINKVKDGRVSNIVASFYLGETLISLGRHAEAVTEISKVVNDPNVALMKARFGTRSTVFGKDVFWDLWQRGNQNRSSGNKEALWVAQFETDVPGGIIKSTDAGGANMFERNCNPAVWSITDPDGKPGFLGRRSDDNVGGNGVSFLQPTAYTTNTVNDTGGGLWPANYAGDIRCNDANLIKDAVYDNPASAYFGKKVSQFRGKNMGSGVGTPLQVANAGGWRFYKWFVKATTPGDHPAGLYDPANPLLLGSGAAATYHDTYILRLPEAYLLRAEAYLALGNLSAAADDINVVRARAGAVNVTPGNVNIDYILDERTREMVFEEQRQITLRRVGKYGERVVKYNWLTGPTYAPKYDLWPIPQKEIEANTGAVLAQNPGY; this comes from the coding sequence ATGAAAAATTCTAATTATACAAAACTTTTTGCCGCATTGTTGTTATTTGGCACATTTGCATCATGCAATGAGGACGAGTTTCTTAAGGAAGATCCTATAGCGCTTTATACTGCAGAAAATGTGTTTTCAAATAGTGCAGGAATCGAAGGGGTTATTGCCAATTTTTATGTAAAGGAAAGATATATATATTACATTGGTACCTCTGATGTTTCGTATTCTTTACTTTATGCAACAGATTCTTATTTTTCTTCCAGAGGAACTGGAACAAATGAAAAAATGGGCTCTTTAGTTACTGCTTTGGTACCTTCTAATTATGCCCCGACTTTTTTTTATCAGGAAAATTTTAAAATTATAGCACTGGCTAACCTATTAATTGATAATGTCAATAAATCAAGCTTAACTCCCGAGCAGAAAATACCGGTAATTGCGGAAGCTAAGTTTTTTAGAGGAAAAGCTTATCGTGACATGGTATATCTATATGGCGGGGTTCCGCTTGTTACCGAATTTTCACAAACTCCGGTTCTGGACAGGGTAAGAGCAACCAGAGAAGAAATTCTAAATCAGATGGCGCTTGATTTTAAAGACGCCGCTGATGGCATGCTGCCGATCAACAAAGTGAAAGACGGTAGGGTTTCTAACATAGTGGCCAGTTTTTATTTAGGTGAAACTTTAATATCATTAGGGCGCCATGCAGAAGCAGTTACTGAAATTTCAAAAGTGGTCAATGATCCTAATGTGGCTTTAATGAAAGCACGTTTTGGAACCCGTTCTACAGTTTTTGGAAAGGATGTTTTTTGGGATTTATGGCAGAGGGGAAATCAAAACAGATCGTCTGGTAATAAGGAAGCACTTTGGGTAGCCCAGTTTGAGACCGATGTACCAGGAGGTATTATCAAATCGACAGATGCAGGAGGAGCTAATATGTTTGAGCGTAATTGCAATCCTGCTGTTTGGAGTATTACAGATCCGGATGGTAAGCCCGGCTTCTTGGGAAGACGCTCTGATGATAATGTAGGCGGAAACGGAGTATCGTTTTTACAGCCTACAGCTTACACTACAAATACTGTAAATGATACAGGTGGCGGATTATGGCCAGCAAATTATGCAGGTGATATCCGCTGTAATGATGCTAATTTAATAAAAGATGCCGTCTATGATAATCCAGCTTCTGCCTATTTTGGAAAAAAAGTATCGCAGTTTAGAGGAAAAAATATGGGAAGCGGCGTGGGTACTCCGTTGCAGGTGGCAAATGCCGGAGGCTGGAGATTTTATAAGTGGTTTGTTAAAGCAACAACTCCAGGAGACCATCCGGCTGGTTTATATGATCCAGCAAATCCACTTCTTTTAGGAAGCGGAGCTGCAGCAACATATCATGATACGTATATTCTTCGTTTACCAGAAGCCTATTTATTAAGAGCTGAGGCATATCTGGCTTTAGGTAATTTATCTGCAGCTGCTGATGATATTAATGTTGTGCGTGCTAGAGCAGGTGCAGTAAATGTTACCCCTGGAAATGTTAACATAGACTACATTTTGGATGAGAGAACAAGGGAAATGGTTTTTGAGGAACAGCGTCAAATTACGTTGCGCCGTGTTGGAAAATATGGAGAGCGTGTAGTTAAATATAATTGGCTTACTGGACCTACCTACGCACCTAAATATGACTTATGGCCGATTCCCCAAAAGGAAATTGAAGCCAATACAGGGGCCGTACTAGCCCAAAATCCTGGATATTAA
- a CDS encoding TonB-dependent receptor — MKMKKQFNLFISFVLFLVVHSMNAQEKMVNGVVVDSQGQPIPGVNILEKGTTNSGSSDFDGKFTMKVQDSKSILIFTYVGFKTKETAAGQGTSLKIVLVEAGTALDEVVVVGYGTQKKKDLTGAVGSANLKQFEDSPNTSILQSLQGSLPGVTIGQTATAGTDQTITVRGRNTLGGNTGVLVILDGAVYRGAFTDLNPADIQSVDVLKDPSSKAIYGAQAANGIIMVTSKKGKKSQKTEVSYSTFYSIQSPIKNRKTLNREDFIESSRLNQYTKGFLAPDYITPNPNYNYLTDSGIAANLDIQNSINNGTDFNWFEAGQNNSPFIVDHQLSVRGGSENTTFFLSAGYTDQLGWILNDNYKRNSVRINIDTQVNKWLKVGVNAFGVFSDRSGVSPSLSDFILMSPLNTSYNTDGSLRLNPAGNALQNPFLSVLSDDLDKQNNIGAQAYASIDIPGIKGLNYRINYNNNYRWNQRFNSNPNGANKQGTAYKNNSSTYDTALDNILSYVTHLDEKHMHGLNATLVYGWNRIENEFTDASASQFSNQTLGYNNLGVGLIPKVGSGGYKESFLSTTARIIYDYDGKYLFNASIRRDGHSAFAEGNKIGYFPAVSVGWVMSKEDFLSKYSQINLLKLRASYGLNGNTSPRYSSQYTYSSSTNNQYVFGDNTQTVNSFTLNGLVSPDLTWEKTEGYNIGLDFAFFNNRISGSADYYLSSTNDMLFDRALSATSGVNSVRVNIGEVQNTGFEFNLSFNPVRSKDWNWDLGFNFSHNDNKITHLTGEDLNNDGKEDDLVQNNFFIGKSIGTVYTYVQDGIYQLGDAIPAGSEPGSYRFKDLDDNGIIDAKDRTFIGHTEANYQFGISNNLTYKNFSLKFFISSIQGGIALNDPWSNNGGYYGLTTYVANNHFSDIDSWAPNNPNAEYARPNSISPVSDFSPYKDRSFVRLQDISFAYTMDKDLVKKAGLANVKLYVSGKNLATWTKWKGWDPETVSGLGISPKIPGTQNDLYPALPVMKSVNLGLDLTF; from the coding sequence ATGAAAATGAAAAAGCAGTTTAATTTATTTATTTCATTTGTTTTGTTTTTGGTTGTTCATTCTATGAATGCACAAGAAAAAATGGTAAATGGAGTAGTTGTTGATTCGCAAGGTCAGCCAATTCCCGGCGTAAATATCCTAGAGAAGGGAACCACAAATAGTGGCTCGTCAGATTTTGACGGTAAGTTTACAATGAAGGTGCAGGATTCAAAATCTATACTAATATTTACTTATGTAGGTTTTAAAACTAAGGAAACTGCGGCAGGTCAGGGAACATCTTTAAAGATAGTTCTTGTCGAGGCAGGAACAGCCTTGGATGAGGTCGTAGTTGTAGGTTATGGTACTCAAAAGAAGAAGGATTTGACAGGCGCGGTTGGTTCTGCAAATTTAAAACAATTTGAAGATTCTCCTAATACCAGTATTTTACAATCACTTCAGGGGTCTCTTCCTGGAGTAACCATCGGACAAACCGCTACAGCAGGTACCGATCAAACAATTACAGTTCGTGGAAGAAATACTCTTGGAGGTAATACCGGAGTTTTAGTTATTCTGGATGGTGCAGTATACCGCGGGGCTTTTACAGATTTAAATCCGGCAGATATTCAATCTGTAGATGTTTTGAAAGATCCAAGCAGCAAGGCAATCTATGGTGCTCAGGCAGCAAATGGTATCATTATGGTGACATCAAAAAAGGGTAAAAAAAGCCAGAAAACAGAGGTGAGTTATTCTACTTTTTACTCTATTCAATCTCCTATTAAAAACAGAAAAACTTTAAATAGAGAGGACTTTATAGAATCCTCAAGATTAAACCAATATACAAAAGGATTTTTAGCACCTGATTATATTACACCAAATCCAAATTACAACTATTTAACTGATAGTGGTATAGCAGCTAATCTTGATATTCAAAATTCTATTAATAACGGAACTGATTTTAATTGGTTTGAGGCAGGTCAGAATAACAGTCCTTTTATAGTAGATCATCAGTTAAGTGTACGAGGAGGAAGTGAAAACACTACTTTCTTTTTATCTGCTGGTTATACCGATCAGCTTGGCTGGATTCTAAATGATAATTATAAACGTAATTCTGTACGTATAAATATTGATACGCAGGTGAATAAGTGGCTAAAAGTTGGAGTTAATGCTTTTGGAGTTTTTTCTGATCGTTCCGGAGTTTCACCAAGTCTTTCGGATTTTATTTTAATGAGTCCGTTGAATACTTCTTATAATACAGATGGCAGCTTGCGATTAAACCCTGCAGGAAATGCTTTGCAAAATCCATTTTTATCAGTTCTGTCCGATGATTTGGATAAGCAAAATAATATCGGCGCTCAGGCCTATGCTTCTATTGATATCCCAGGAATCAAAGGGCTAAACTATCGAATAAATTATAATAACAATTACCGATGGAATCAAAGATTTAATTCGAATCCAAACGGAGCCAACAAACAAGGGACCGCTTATAAGAATAATTCAAGTACCTATGATACTGCTCTGGATAATATCCTGAGTTATGTTACTCATTTAGATGAAAAACATATGCATGGGTTAAATGCCACCTTGGTTTATGGATGGAACAGAATTGAAAATGAATTCACCGATGCATCTGCAAGCCAATTTTCAAATCAGACTTTAGGATACAATAACCTAGGAGTAGGGCTTATTCCAAAAGTAGGTTCAGGAGGTTATAAAGAATCTTTCCTATCCACAACAGCCAGAATTATTTATGATTACGATGGTAAATACCTATTTAATGCAAGTATTCGCAGGGACGGCCATTCTGCTTTTGCAGAAGGAAATAAAATAGGCTATTTCCCTGCAGTTTCTGTGGGCTGGGTTATGTCAAAGGAAGATTTTCTATCTAAATATTCGCAGATTAACCTGCTTAAATTGAGAGCTAGCTACGGTTTAAATGGTAATACTTCACCACGTTATTCATCACAGTATACTTATTCTTCGAGTACCAATAATCAATATGTTTTTGGAGATAATACACAAACAGTGAATAGCTTTACCTTAAATGGATTGGTAAGTCCGGATTTAACATGGGAAAAAACAGAAGGTTATAATATTGGACTGGATTTCGCATTTTTTAATAACCGTATTTCAGGTAGTGCAGATTATTACCTCTCATCAACTAACGACATGCTATTTGACAGAGCTTTAAGTGCTACCTCGGGTGTTAATTCCGTAAGGGTAAATATTGGAGAAGTTCAAAATACAGGATTTGAGTTTAACTTAAGTTTTAACCCTGTTAGATCCAAAGACTGGAATTGGGATCTGGGTTTCAATTTTTCACATAATGACAATAAAATTACTCACTTAACAGGTGAAGATTTAAATAATGATGGTAAAGAAGATGACTTAGTTCAAAATAACTTTTTTATTGGAAAATCAATAGGAACGGTATATACTTATGTTCAGGATGGAATTTATCAGCTTGGTGATGCGATACCTGCGGGCTCAGAGCCAGGATCTTACAGATTTAAAGATTTGGACGATAATGGAATAATTGATGCAAAAGACAGGACATTTATCGGACATACAGAGGCAAATTATCAATTTGGTATCAGTAATAATTTAACTTACAAAAATTTTTCGCTTAAATTCTTTATCAGTTCAATTCAGGGAGGTATTGCCTTAAATGATCCATGGTCAAATAATGGAGGATATTATGGTTTGACTACCTATGTTGCAAATAATCATTTTAGTGATATTGATTCCTGGGCTCCAAATAATCCTAATGCAGAATATGCCAGACCTAACTCCATCTCTCCAGTATCTGACTTTTCACCATATAAAGACAGAAGTTTTGTGAGGTTGCAGGATATATCATTTGCCTATACAATGGACAAAGATCTTGTAAAGAAAGCAGGGCTTGCTAATGTAAAATTATATGTAAGCGGAAAGAATCTTGCAACCTGGACCAAGTGGAAAGGCTGGGACCCGGAAACAGTTTCAGGATTGGGTATTTCTCCAAAAATTCCTGGCACTCAAAATGATCTTTATCCTGCCCTGCCAGTTATGAAGAGTGTTAATTTAGGACTGGACCTTACTTTCTAA
- a CDS encoding glycoside hydrolase family 3 N-terminal domain-containing protein produces the protein MRPTIIQTMVVIFTLNLVSGQVPLYKDKSVKVQERVADLVKRMTFEEKVLQLNQYTFGLNSNPNNIGPEIKKLPAGIGSLIYFSADPVLRNAVQKKAMEETRLGIPVLFGFDVIHGFRTVYPISIAQACSWNPELVKLNCAEAARESVLSGVDWTFSPMIDVARDPRWGRVSEGYGEDPYVNAVFGAASVRGYQGAKLSDPFSIAACLKHYVGYGMSEGGRDYRFSDVSPQSLWETYLPPYKACIDAGAATVMSGFNDISGVPATSNYYTLTEILKNRWKFEGFVLSDWNAVEQLTYQGVAKDKKEAAQKAFMAGVEMDMKDNIYLENFTALLAEKKITIKAIDEAVGRVLKVKFELGLFDNPYTEIIDENLRYLQPQSKQLAANLAAESMVLLKNNNNILPLKNETKKIALIGPMAKDKENIIGSWSFNGQAKDAESIFEGIANEFKNVSVNYAKGCDFDGSDEQGFAEALSIAQQSDVIVLCLGEKKTWSGENASRSTIALPEIQEKLAQALQKTGKPIVLVLSSGRPLELARLEKTAAAVIEIWQPGIEGGTPLAGILSGRLNPSGKLAITFPLTTGQIPVYYGMRQSARPFDKQGDYQDISTQPLYNFGHGLSYTDYKYSPVESSAVKVSKKQKIKFQVIISNEGKYDGKETVLWYVSDPVASISRPLKELKFFEKKEIKSGQKTVYTYEIDPIRDLSFPDSDGKLLFEPGEFYLYANDQKIKFEVTE, from the coding sequence ATGAGACCTACTATAATTCAAACAATGGTTGTGATTTTTACACTGAACCTGGTAAGTGGACAAGTGCCATTATATAAGGATAAGTCAGTAAAAGTCCAGGAAAGAGTCGCTGATTTAGTTAAACGGATGACTTTTGAGGAAAAAGTACTTCAGCTTAATCAATATACTTTCGGACTCAACAGTAATCCCAATAATATTGGGCCAGAGATTAAAAAACTTCCTGCGGGAATAGGTTCTTTAATCTATTTCAGTGCTGATCCGGTTTTAAGAAACGCAGTTCAAAAGAAAGCAATGGAGGAGACCCGTCTTGGAATTCCGGTTCTTTTTGGCTTTGATGTTATTCATGGTTTTCGCACCGTTTATCCAATTTCAATTGCGCAAGCCTGTTCGTGGAATCCGGAGCTTGTAAAATTAAATTGCGCCGAAGCGGCAAGAGAGTCTGTTTTATCCGGTGTAGACTGGACTTTTTCGCCTATGATTGATGTTGCAAGAGATCCCAGATGGGGACGAGTTTCTGAAGGTTATGGAGAAGATCCATATGTAAACGCTGTCTTTGGCGCCGCATCTGTAAGAGGCTATCAGGGAGCCAAACTTTCAGATCCTTTTTCTATCGCCGCCTGTCTTAAGCACTATGTAGGTTATGGAATGAGCGAAGGCGGACGCGATTATCGTTTTAGTGATGTATCGCCTCAATCACTGTGGGAAACCTATTTACCACCTTATAAAGCCTGTATTGATGCTGGTGCCGCCACTGTTATGAGCGGTTTCAACGATATCAGCGGAGTTCCGGCTACATCTAATTATTACACATTAACTGAAATCCTTAAAAACCGCTGGAAATTTGAAGGCTTTGTCCTATCAGACTGGAATGCAGTAGAGCAATTAACATATCAGGGAGTTGCAAAAGATAAAAAAGAAGCAGCTCAGAAAGCTTTTATGGCAGGAGTAGAAATGGACATGAAAGATAATATTTACCTTGAAAATTTTACGGCACTACTCGCAGAAAAAAAAATCACAATAAAGGCCATTGACGAAGCTGTAGGCCGTGTGCTGAAAGTTAAGTTTGAGCTTGGATTGTTTGACAATCCATACACAGAAATTATAGATGAGAATCTGCGCTATCTTCAGCCACAGAGCAAACAGTTGGCAGCAAATCTGGCAGCAGAATCCATGGTACTTCTAAAAAATAACAACAATATTCTGCCGCTTAAAAATGAAACTAAAAAAATTGCTTTAATTGGCCCTATGGCTAAAGACAAGGAAAACATAATTGGATCATGGTCTTTTAACGGACAAGCAAAAGATGCTGAATCAATTTTTGAGGGCATAGCAAATGAATTTAAAAATGTTTCTGTTAATTATGCGAAAGGCTGTGATTTTGACGGATCAGATGAGCAAGGCTTTGCTGAGGCTCTTTCTATAGCGCAGCAGTCAGATGTTATTGTACTTTGTTTAGGAGAGAAAAAGACGTGGAGCGGGGAGAACGCCTCAAGATCTACAATTGCGCTTCCTGAAATACAGGAAAAGCTTGCACAGGCCCTGCAAAAGACAGGCAAGCCAATTGTACTGGTTTTATCCAGTGGCCGCCCACTAGAATTGGCAAGACTTGAGAAAACTGCAGCTGCGGTCATTGAGATATGGCAGCCAGGAATTGAAGGAGGAACTCCTTTGGCAGGAATTCTTTCAGGAAGACTGAATCCTTCAGGCAAATTAGCTATAACTTTTCCGCTCACTACAGGACAGATACCTGTCTATTACGGTATGCGCCAAAGTGCCAGACCTTTTGATAAACAAGGCGATTATCAGGATATTTCAACCCAGCCGTTATATAATTTCGGACATGGTTTAAGCTATACAGACTATAAGTACAGCCCTGTAGAATCGTCAGCGGTAAAAGTCAGCAAAAAACAAAAAATTAAGTTTCAGGTCATTATTTCCAATGAAGGAAAATACGATGGAAAAGAAACGGTGTTATGGTATGTTTCTGATCCTGTTGCATCGATTTCAAGACCTTTAAAGGAACTGAAGTTTTTCGAGAAAAAAGAGATAAAATCTGGACAAAAAACGGTTTACACCTACGAGATAGACCCAATACGCGATTTAAGCTTTCCCGATTCAGACGGAAAACTTTTATTTGAACCCGGAGAGTTTTATTTATATGCAAATGATCAAAAGATAAAATTCGAAGTTACTGAGTAA
- a CDS encoding glycoside hydrolase family 3 C-terminal domain-containing protein yields MNIHFSMPLNFNKIIVFFFILVCQFKLQAQNSYNNPKYTIEQRVEDLLSKMTLDEKLSQMVNNSPAIERLNIPAYNWWNESLHGVARTPYNVTSYPQAIAMAASWNPKSIHQMAEYCAVEGRAIYNDSRKKGKSGIYLGLTYWSPNINIFRDPRWGRGQETYGEDPFLTSSLGKAFVEGLQGDDPVYLNASACAKHFAVHSGPEWSRSTYNAQVSKHDLWDTYLPAFRDLIVDAKVSGVMCAYNQFEGKPCCGSDILMQDILRKQWNFKGYVTSDCGGISMFWKTHKTHSNKETAAADAVLNGTDCECSSDPTYKALKSAIAQGLLSEQSVDVSVKRLLTIRFRLGMFDPEGSAPMSKINISALESPSHKAHALKMAQESMVLLKNENNLLPLSKKIKKIAVVGPNANDKSVMLANYYGYPSHISTLLEGIKSKVGGNVLFEQGINLVDNKVFKSRYNEKEFVSEGKLGFKASYFQNTKFEGSPLIEKLDKNVDFKWGDGHLIDNKVVIRDISVRWTTDFVPNDTKETTFSLMGDDHAVLYLDGNKVIDTDLKTSYYTFKAEKGKKYKLVIEYVQYNDNAEVKFDIGVTEAISPEALAEKVKDADVIIFAGGISAQLEGESMPVSVDGFKGGDRTNINLPALQTQTMQALKATGKPVIYINMSGSAMGFEWEAKNLPAIIQAWYPGQEGGQAIADVLFGDYNPAGRLPVTFYKNVGDLPDFENYSMDNRTYRYYRGEPLYPFGFGLSYTSFRYSNLQAVSSVKKGEDISISVKVENTGKRAGDEVAQLYISHNGTDVKVPIRSLKGFQRIHLKAGEIQTLTFKVSAKDLSVIDENGLAIEWTGNIVISVGGAQPSSQFLKNGTVAEKSIKILP; encoded by the coding sequence ATGAATATTCATTTCTCAATGCCTCTTAACTTCAATAAAATAATAGTGTTCTTTTTTATTTTAGTTTGCCAGTTTAAACTACAGGCACAAAATAGCTACAACAATCCTAAATACACCATCGAGCAGCGGGTAGAGGATCTGCTCTCCAAAATGACTCTGGATGAAAAACTGAGCCAGATGGTAAACAATTCACCTGCTATTGAAAGATTGAATATTCCAGCCTATAATTGGTGGAATGAGAGCCTTCATGGCGTAGCGCGAACACCTTATAATGTAACTTCCTATCCACAGGCAATTGCTATGGCAGCCTCTTGGAATCCCAAGTCTATTCATCAGATGGCAGAGTACTGTGCCGTTGAGGGACGGGCTATATATAATGACTCAAGAAAGAAAGGAAAATCAGGTATTTATCTCGGACTTACCTACTGGTCTCCCAATATCAATATATTTCGCGACCCACGATGGGGAAGAGGACAGGAAACCTATGGAGAAGATCCGTTCCTGACTAGCTCACTTGGCAAGGCATTCGTAGAGGGACTTCAGGGTGATGACCCTGTCTATCTTAATGCGTCGGCTTGTGCCAAACATTTTGCCGTGCACAGTGGACCAGAATGGAGTCGTAGTACCTACAATGCCCAGGTTTCAAAACATGATTTGTGGGATACCTATCTGCCTGCTTTTCGTGATTTAATAGTAGATGCGAAGGTAAGCGGTGTTATGTGCGCTTATAACCAATTTGAAGGCAAACCTTGTTGCGGAAGTGATATTCTTATGCAGGATATTCTTCGAAAACAATGGAACTTCAAAGGTTACGTTACCTCAGACTGCGGAGGAATTAGCATGTTCTGGAAAACGCATAAAACGCATTCGAATAAGGAAACCGCGGCCGCAGATGCAGTTTTAAACGGAACGGATTGCGAATGTTCTTCAGATCCTACTTATAAAGCATTAAAAAGCGCAATTGCTCAGGGACTTCTTTCGGAACAAAGTGTAGATGTTTCGGTTAAAAGACTGCTGACGATACGTTTTCGATTGGGAATGTTTGACCCAGAAGGATCAGCTCCGATGTCAAAGATCAATATTTCAGCTTTGGAAAGTCCTTCGCATAAAGCTCATGCTTTAAAAATGGCGCAGGAGTCAATGGTGCTTCTTAAAAACGAAAACAACCTGCTGCCACTAAGTAAGAAGATAAAAAAAATAGCAGTGGTCGGTCCAAATGCAAATGATAAGTCGGTTATGTTGGCTAACTATTATGGTTATCCTTCACATATTAGCACCCTTTTGGAAGGAATAAAAAGTAAGGTTGGTGGCAATGTGCTGTTTGAACAGGGAATTAACTTAGTCGACAATAAAGTATTCAAGTCGCGTTATAATGAAAAAGAATTTGTCTCCGAAGGAAAGTTAGGTTTTAAAGCCTCCTATTTTCAAAACACAAAATTTGAAGGCAGCCCGCTTATTGAGAAACTTGATAAAAATGTCGATTTTAAATGGGGAGACGGACATCTTATTGATAATAAGGTTGTAATAAGAGATATTTCAGTTCGATGGACAACTGATTTTGTACCTAATGATACCAAAGAAACAACATTTAGCCTGATGGGAGACGATCATGCGGTTTTATATCTTGACGGAAATAAAGTCATAGATACGGATTTAAAAACCTCCTACTATACCTTTAAGGCTGAAAAGGGAAAAAAATACAAGCTTGTTATAGAATATGTGCAGTATAATGATAATGCTGAGGTAAAATTCGATATAGGGGTAACCGAAGCTATTTCTCCTGAGGCTTTGGCCGAAAAAGTAAAAGATGCTGATGTTATTATTTTTGCTGGTGGTATATCGGCGCAGCTTGAAGGAGAATCAATGCCGGTTTCAGTCGATGGATTTAAAGGAGGCGACAGAACTAATATCAATCTTCCGGCCTTGCAGACACAAACTATGCAGGCTTTAAAGGCAACAGGAAAACCAGTAATTTATATCAACATGTCAGGCAGTGCAATGGGATTTGAGTGGGAAGCTAAAAATCTTCCTGCTATTATTCAGGCATGGTATCCTGGACAGGAGGGAGGTCAGGCAATTGCAGATGTATTGTTTGGAGATTATAATCCGGCAGGAAGACTTCCTGTTACTTTTTACAAAAATGTGGGAGATCTTCCGGATTTCGAAAATTATTCAATGGATAACAGGACCTACCGATATTATAGAGGCGAACCTTTGTATCCTTTTGGCTTTGGTCTTAGCTACACCAGTTTTAGATATAGTAATCTGCAGGCAGTTTCAAGTGTTAAAAAAGGGGAGGATATTTCTATCTCTGTTAAAGTAGAAAATACCGGCAAGCGAGCAGGAGATGAGGTTGCTCAATTGTATATTTCACATAATGGTACTGATGTAAAGGTGCCTATTCGTTCCCTGAAAGGTTTTCAAAGAATTCATTTGAAGGCAGGGGAAATTCAGACTCTTACATTTAAAGTTTCCGCAAAAGATTTAAGTGTAATAGATGAAAACGGTCTGGCAATAGAATGGACTGGAAATATTGTAATTTCAGTTGGCGGCGCTCAGCCTTCATCACAATTTCTTAAAAATGGAACTGTTGCCGAAAAATCAATAAAAATTTTACCGTAG